GACGTGGGCTTTCATCCGCCACGAAAAGTGGTTCGAGGAGACTGTGCCTCACCTCGGTGGCCACAACTTCAAGCAGTCGTTTCGAGTGAACCCCTCAACGTTCCGGTTTCTCGTGGAAAGTCTGCGCCATGTGCTCGAAAAACAAGTTACCAACATGCGTGACCCGATCACTGCGGAAAAGCGTGTCGCCATTGGCCTCTACAAATTGTGCTCTTCTGCCGAAGATAGAACTGTGGCAAACCTCTTCGGCGTTGGGCGCTCATCCGTCAACGTCATTTACAGAGAGTTTTGCGCAGCTGTTGTCTCTGTGCTCGAAAGTGACTGGATCAGAATGATTACTGAAGAGGAAATGCCTAGGCACATCCAAGAGTTCGAAGCCGTGTGCGATTTCCCTCAagctgtcggtgcccttgatggctGCCATTTCCCTATTTCGCCTCCAAAGAAGTACGCCACCGACTACTACAACTACAAGGGTTGGTAAGTGGCCACGATTTAACTTATTTCATGTAAGTGTTCTGTTTGGGCCCATTTTTATAGtagtaaaaaaaagtaactgaCTGACCCATATTTTATTGCTAAGTAAAATGTTATTCAATTTTACCAGCAGCTCTTAAGAAAACGCGTAATTTGGTTCGCAGTCTTGCAGTGTTTAGCAGCGACAATtttaatgcgacgacgaaaagagttcTCCGCAGGACTGCAACTCCTATACGATGTAGAGTACGCTAACAGCGACCGGTTGTGGCATTATGTGAAATAATGTAATCCGAGCTGCACTCACAGCTATTAATAAAAGCAAACTGTAAAATCGCATCACAGTAACTAAAGGCAGTGAACTCAGCAGTGCCATGCTGCACTAACCTTTAttcactttgcactttgttttttcttgcaggCACAGTATTATCCTACTAGCATTGGTCGACCACAAGTATCGATTCAGATACTGCAATGTCGGTGCCCCAGGACGCTGCCACGACGCACATGTGTTTGGTGTTTCACGGCTGTCGAAGATTGTCAACAGTCCCCTTTTCAAAGCACCTGTTGCCGCAGTGGGTACCACAGCAGTCCCACCGATAATATTATGCGATCAAGCATTTCCACTAACCCCAAACCTCATGAAGCCATTTGGACACCGAACTGTCATCAGTGAAGCTGAAAGGAATTTCAACTGTCATTTATCTGGAGCAAGGAGGATAGTTGAAAACGCATTCGGAAGGCTAAAGGCCCGGTTCCGTTTCATTGCGAAAAGAATGGAGTGTTCTGTTGGCAATGCCCGTTTGGCTATACGAGCATGCTGCGTGCTCAATAACATTTGCGAGCACTTCAACGACAGTGTCCACCCACAGTGGTTAAGTGAGGTGCAGCAGTCCAATGCTACATTTCCACAGCCATCACGCAGAACAGAAGCTGAAATTGGAAATGCATCCGCCATCAGGACAGCACTTGTGGAATATTACAAGCGAAGGAACTGAACGCAAGAGTCCCAAGAATCAGCAACAATTGTGGAACACCATGTCAGTTTTTACTAAAAAACTTCAACATTGCATCTACAAGTTTCTCTTGCAACTTGAGCCCCTCTTTACGGAGATCCATTTCCATTTTGTGCGCATCAGCAAACTGCTCTCTCTGCCGTCGCTGCTCCTCAAGCATCCTTTCTTGAAAGTCGCCAGCCGGTTGCCTTCTCTTCCTGCGGGCACATTCGGAACTGCCACTTGCGAGGTTCCTGGATTCAACCTGTTGTACTGGCGACTCGGAAGGTGAACAATCTTCGGCGACGTCTTCACAAGAAGCAGAGCCGGAATCAAGCATGTCGAAGATCAGCTGCGTTTGAAGAAGGGATCCGAAATACATTGACCACATTAGTTGATGTGTGAAGCGGTAAACAATTAGTTCAGGGTTTTTACTTGCAAGAGAGCTGCCTCTCCTTGCGTGTATGTAttcacgtttttttattttagagtctgcattttttttattctccaaaCAGCGCACTGCCAAGCTTGCAAAATGAACAGCGCGTGAGCACAAGCAGAAATGAACCACAGTATTAACAAGAGCAGTCCGCTACACTGCAGGGTTGTGCAGATTATGGGCTTGGCAGCACAGCTGATGCTACATTATGTCTTGAAATTTAGTTGACTGTAATAAAGCATATATAGTCTCCACTATGCATTTCTTACTTCTTCGACGGAGGCAGTGCTGCTTGTTGTGCTCTCGCTGCACCCAGCCTCTTCCATTAAAGATGTATCGTGAACAGGCAGGGATCCTAGAAACCTATGGACTTCGGAGAAGAATGGCCAGCTCGGCGGTGATGACCCTGTTGTCATGTGTTTCAGGCAGCTCCTGGATAAGAAAACGAAAGAACTAAAATTTTATATACTCAAAATGTAAAGATATACACAGAGCAAAACGTTTGCCGATAGATACAAACGCGACTTGATGGTACAGAAAGCCTGAGAAGCGAAGGTAACCCTTTTTACTCGAAAAAATTTAAAGTTTCTCATGTTTTCTTGTCTGAGAACAACGCTTGCGCATGGTCCGAGAAAAATGCAAACCGTAGTCACATCTgcagaaatgaaaacatgcaGACGACTTCCTGCTTCGTATTATATGTTGCCGTGAGAAGGCGTACAATATAATGTGAAATGCGCCTGTCCATAAGTTAAGGTTCCCGTTATCTTGTGACGAACGAAATCATGCTATTGACGACCTGCGCGGGTTGTCATTCTTCGCCGCATGTGAAGGCGAATTTGCGTTTACTCAGACCGACTCGCACTGTAAAGGAATTGCAGAAACAGCCTTTAGCGCGTCGTCGACTTTCGTGTGTGCAGGGCGCAGTTCAGCCCTGCAAAATTCGACGCTAGCTGAAATGAAGGGTCTCTGCCTTAAAACCTTCGTTACTACGGCTCCGTCCGCTAGATTAGGGTTCCGTCGCTGCCTACTACGGAAACAACGTTCGATGCTGAGGTCGCGACACCACAAacgagagcttgcagcttgcgaccACAGCCTGAAGCCGCTTCAAGGTAAATTTAGCGCTCACAGCTTACTGCTGTGCTTTGTCTTACCTGTAGGTCTGTCCCAGGTTCTCTATCTTGCTGTGCACTTGCGCCTTTGTGCGAGGTACACCCATGCTCGTCAATGCTTGTGCAATGCCATCGTAAACGCCTCCGTTGTGCTTCTGCGCACGCAGCGAGGGCAGGTTGTCTTCCCATAACTTGATTAACGCCCAGGTGTCTCTCTCCGACCACTGTACCCGCGGTTTTCTTTGGCGTGCCGGAGGCTGTTCGTCGGTACCGCTCGCCGTAGCCATGGTCGCAGAAAATGGCGCGAATTTGCATCGTCTGTTagcgtcacgtgatattttcgaaCTGCTTACGAGAGTGCCGTGCAAAAAGTGCAAAACTGCGCCTACTTAAGGTTCAACGAAAGACAAAACCCTTTTTTGTGATGTGTACACTTGAAATAAAAATGCACTtttgcttcgtttctttattgcatgataaTTACTGGTGCCCACTGCGTTGGAGGCTACGCCTTTCCAGCCGTAAAAGAGATCGGTGATCTCCGGTTTCGGAAAAGAccgcttctgaaaaagagatTAAACTTTGGCGTGTGTCTGCGGATGCAACTCCTTTGTGTGAGAtgtctttttcttcaaatgcctttaaagtgctcgtgtgacaggggtattagtccTCCTCCgaaaacgcatcgtcccgatgcgtatgAAACAAATTTATCTATAGATGTGTTTTCATTGCCTGTCGTAGTAAGGCTTCATGCGGACTACGTGTACTACCTCCGCATGGATGTGCCGCTTTGATCGCTCTTGCTCATGAGGGATGACTTCGTAATTCAGGTCACCTACTCGGCGAATAACTTCGtaaggtccaaagtatcggcgaagGAGTTTTTCACTTAGTCCGCGACGACGCACTGgtgtccatacccacactttgttGCCCGCGTGGTACTGAACTTCTCTGCGGCGCAGGTTGTAATAGCTTGCGTCCCTACGTTGTTGCTGGCGGATACGGAACCGTGCCAACTGCCGGGCTTCTTCAGCTCGTTGTAGGAAGTCGTCGACGTCGTACGGGTTGTTGTTTTCATCATCTaccggcaacatagcatccattGTGGTTGTTACTGTGCGGCCATAGACCAGTTGAAATGGAGTGACCTGGGTTGTCTCCTGTACTGCCGTATTATAGGCGAAAGTGGCGTAAGGCAAGATTGCGTCCCATGTCTTATGTTCGaggtcgacatacatggacaACATATCGGCCAGGCTTCGGTTTAGACGTTccgtcaggccgtttgtttggggatggtatgcagtgctttttctgtgacTGGTGTGAGTCATCTTCATCAAACATTGCATCAAATCAGGTGTGAAGGCCGCTCCTCGATCGGTAATCACGACCATTGGCGCACCATGTCGCAGTACTATGTTACAAACGAAGAAATTTGCAACTTCAACTGCCGTTCCTCGCTCAAGGCAGCCAGTTTCAGCATATCGTGTTAAATAGTCCGTCGCTACCACGATCCATCTCTTCCCTGACGATGATGTTGGGAACgggccaagaaggtccattccaaatTGTTGAAATGGAGTCTTTGGTG
This Dermacentor albipictus isolate Rhodes 1998 colony chromosome 1, USDA_Dalb.pri_finalv2, whole genome shotgun sequence DNA region includes the following protein-coding sequences:
- the LOC135920341 gene encoding uncharacterized protein encodes the protein MEVENMGDCTDTKEKVEIACILARILAAESEADAAKAVKDRIKRQLLLNGCTFYALALPTRVCNRSTWAFIRHEKWFEETVPHLGGHNFKQSFRVNPSTFRFLVESLRHVLEKQVTNMRDPITAEKRVAIGLYKLCSSAEDRTVANLFGVGRSSVNVIYREFCAAVVSVLESDWIRMITEEEMPRHIQEFEAVCDFPQAVGALDGCHFPISPPKKYATDYYNYKGWHSIILLALVDHKYRFRYCNVGAPGRCHDAHVFGVSRLSKIVNSPLFKAPVAAVGTTAVPPIILCDQAFPLTPNLMKPFGHRTVISEAERNFNCHLSGARRIVENAFGRLKARFRFIAKRMECSVGNARLAIRACCVLNNICEHFNDSVHPQWLSEVQQSNATFPQPSRRTEAEIGNASAIRTALVEYYKRRN
- the LOC135920342 gene encoding myb/SANT-like DNA-binding domain-containing protein 1, encoding MATASGTDEQPPARQRKPRVQWSERDTWALIKLWEDNLPSLRAQKHNGGVYDGIAQALTSMGVPRTKAQVHSKIENLGQTYRSCLKHMTTGSSPPSWPFFSEVHRFLGSLPVHDTSLMEEAGCSESTTSSTASVEELIFDMLDSGSASCEDVAEDCSPSESPVQQVESRNLASGSSECARRKRRQPAGDFQERMLEEQRRQREQFADAHKMEMDLRKEGLKLQEKLVDAMLKFFSKN